One part of the Bdellovibrio sp. KM01 genome encodes these proteins:
- a CDS encoding S8 family serine peptidase — MKLQRFSTLIAVGTLSLFATSANAAKFLISFKDQNQAHAFKTQVQTHPAPGLRIADDLAEVKVMIIEAQSQDQILSMVDVKDLNFIETQKTYPTPRAQVMPTLTSNMPRMSLFNGQLPVSQGLKMISVPQAWTMTKGAGARVMVIDSGIDKNHPVFAGRIEKVQNFTEDGGPQDVTDTEGHGTHVAGIIAAQAALEEVGVAPEAKLLIAKVCGSKGCNNDAVAKALLWALREKVDVVNMSLGGGGSVPEQFMIKQLDGEQIPVVAAMGNNGMEATPMPAGYISVTAVGAVDMNGKRAAFSNWSPALDLMAPGVSIRSSVPRGTGRIAVASFQNAAGEFKALPAVTYANVPVKSLNESAVFGEFGAVGDLANLAVTGKVLVVKRGNLPLLEKIKNAQTAGAAALVICNNDGALVSGSLSEDPNDIKIPVIMVETTSGEDLILNLLKTETLVVRMEIQGADYAEFSGTSMSSPYVAGVVALMRSVVPGITAWKIREIMNGSATPIKTEIANQTGKGLVNAKASVDGAYAVRKKYKKIK; from the coding sequence ATGAAACTTCAAAGATTTTCGACTCTGATCGCAGTAGGTACTTTGTCTTTGTTTGCTACATCTGCAAACGCTGCAAAGTTTTTGATTTCTTTTAAAGATCAAAACCAGGCTCATGCTTTTAAAACTCAGGTGCAAACTCACCCAGCCCCAGGACTTCGTATTGCTGATGACTTGGCTGAAGTTAAAGTGATGATCATCGAAGCACAAAGCCAGGATCAAATTTTAAGCATGGTGGACGTCAAAGATTTGAACTTTATCGAAACGCAAAAGACGTATCCAACTCCGCGAGCGCAAGTCATGCCGACATTGACTTCAAATATGCCGCGCATGTCTTTGTTCAATGGCCAGCTTCCAGTGTCCCAAGGACTAAAAATGATCAGTGTTCCACAGGCGTGGACGATGACCAAAGGGGCCGGCGCCCGTGTGATGGTGATTGATTCTGGTATTGATAAAAATCATCCGGTATTTGCGGGTCGTATCGAAAAGGTACAAAACTTTACTGAAGATGGCGGTCCCCAGGACGTAACGGATACAGAAGGACATGGAACCCACGTAGCCGGCATTATCGCAGCTCAGGCAGCTTTGGAAGAGGTGGGTGTTGCACCCGAAGCCAAGCTTTTAATCGCCAAGGTGTGCGGCTCTAAGGGCTGCAATAATGATGCTGTTGCGAAAGCCTTGCTATGGGCTTTGCGTGAAAAAGTCGACGTCGTAAACATGTCATTGGGTGGTGGCGGAAGTGTCCCAGAGCAATTCATGATCAAGCAACTGGACGGGGAGCAAATCCCAGTGGTGGCCGCGATGGGTAACAACGGAATGGAAGCCACTCCCATGCCGGCAGGTTATATTTCTGTAACTGCTGTGGGTGCCGTGGATATGAATGGCAAACGCGCAGCCTTTTCTAACTGGAGTCCCGCACTGGACTTGATGGCACCGGGTGTAAGCATCCGTTCCTCTGTTCCTCGTGGTACGGGTCGAATCGCAGTTGCCAGTTTCCAAAATGCGGCGGGCGAGTTTAAAGCTTTGCCGGCAGTGACTTATGCAAATGTACCTGTGAAGTCATTAAATGAATCCGCGGTGTTTGGTGAATTCGGTGCGGTGGGTGACCTTGCAAACCTGGCAGTGACTGGAAAAGTTCTGGTGGTTAAGCGTGGCAACCTGCCACTTCTTGAAAAGATTAAAAATGCTCAGACGGCAGGGGCTGCGGCTTTGGTTATTTGTAATAACGACGGTGCCTTGGTGAGCGGTTCTTTAAGCGAAGACCCTAACGATATCAAAATCCCAGTGATCATGGTGGAAACAACTTCAGGTGAGGATTTGATTCTGAACCTGCTTAAGACAGAAACTTTGGTTGTTCGTATGGAAATCCAAGGTGCGGACTATGCTGAGTTCAGCGGAACTTCGATGTCATCTCCTTACGTAGCAGGCGTGGTGGCTTTAATGAGATCTGTGGTGCCGGGAATCACTGCGTGGAAGATTCGTGAAATCATGAATGGTTCAGCAACTCCAATCAAGACAGAGATTGCAAACCAAACGGGCAAAGGTCTGGTGAATGCTAAAGCGTCGGTTGACGGAGCTTATGCAGTTCGTAAGAAATATAAGAAGATCAAATAA